A window of Rhododendron vialii isolate Sample 1 chromosome 11a, ASM3025357v1 contains these coding sequences:
- the LOC131308405 gene encoding L-type lectin-domain containing receptor kinase IX.1-like encodes MAIFNFQILLNSLSMFFFCILFPQTNSLTFNLTNIADQAQKVKIATYGDAYVSSQGLQLTPNLQSQVGKATYIEPLHLWDKSTGNLTDFSTHFVFVIDLDGSLKFGDGITFFLAPKGSKFEYGGFLGLPIDPSTKIKTSPFVAVEFDTFGNVGYFGDWDPVDGAPHVGIDVNSLTSNVTAVWYCNRTHGIENEAWIRYDSSSYNLSVVFTNNNPRVKDSIHFIVDLRNYLPEWVTIGFSASTGGNFETHTIKSWDFNTTVTVNTENRNVTYPGIIPGSKKISLGAVVGSVVGSGVLVGAFVLVGFGFWRRSGAKEEDEFEVEMSMENEFESGSGPKKFSYGQLSRATNNFEEGQKLGEGGFGGVYRGFLRESNSYIAVKRISKGSKQGIKEYATEVKIISRLRHRNLVQLIGWCHEKKELLLVYEFMENGSLDFHLFQGKSLLTWGTRCKIAQGLASALLYLHEEWEQCVVHRDVKSSNVMLDSNFIAKLGDFGLARFVDHEKQPKTTLLAGTMGYLAPECLVTNKASKESDVYSFGIVALEIACGRKPLDSKVPESQMRLVEWVWDLYGMGRLLEAVDAKLGSDFAEQETERLMIVGLWCAHPDHNFRPKIRDAIHVLINFDAPLPILPPKMPALSFSCLPLHTTTTSSDTNQNQFSSNVDSSKFVSSSTASSSSIKVFNKE; translated from the coding sequence ATGGCTATCTTCAACTTCCAAATCCTGCTAAATTCTCTCTCCATGTTCTTCTTCTGCATTCTATTTCCTCAAACAAATTCACTCACCTTCAACCTCACAAACATAGCCGACCAAGCTCAAAAGGTCAAGATAGCAACATACGGAGATGCCTATGTCTCATCCCAAGGCCTCCAACTCACCCCCAATCTGCAGTCCCAAGTTGGTAAAGCAACTTACATCGAACCCCTTCACCTTTGGGATAAATCCACTGGAAACTTAACTGATTTCAGTACCCATTTCGTTTTTGTGATTGATTTGGATGGGAGTCTGAAATTCGGCGATGGGATCACTTTCTTTCTCGCTCCAAAAGGGTCGAAGTTCGAATATGGTGGTTTCTTAGGCCTCCCGATTGACCCAAGTACGAAGATCAAAACCAGCCCCTTTGTTGCTGTGGAGTTTGATACGTTCGGGAATGTTGGCTATTTCGGCGATTGGGACCCGGTCGATGGGGCTCCTCACGTAGGTATCGATGTCAATTCTCTTACATCAAATGTTACTgctgtttggtactgtaataGAACTCATGGGATTGAGAACGAGGCATGGATTAGGTATGATTCAAGCTCGTACAATTTAAGTGTAGTTTTTACTAATAATAATCCCAGAGTGAAAGATTCCATTCATTTCATTGTTGATCTGAGGAATTACTTACCCGAATGGGTAACAATTGGGTTCTCAGCTTCAACAGGTGGAAATTTTGAGACACATACTATAAAATCATGGGATTTTAATACAACTGTTACAGTAAATACAGAAAATAGGAATGTTACATATCCAGGGATCATACCAGGATCGAAAAAAATCTCCCTGGGAGCTGTGGTGGGATCGGTTGTCGGCTCGGGTGTTTTAGTTGGTGCGTttgttttggttggatttggctTTTGGAGGAGAAGTGGAGCAAAAGAAGAGGATGAGTTTGAAGTTGAGATGTCCATGGAAAACGAATTCGAGTCTGGTAGTGGGCCGAAGAAATTTTCCTATGGCCAATTATCTCGGGCTACAAATAATTTTGAGGAGGGACAAAAGCTTGGAGAGGGAGGGTTCGGTGGAGTTTATAGAGGTTTCTTGAGGGAATCAAATTCTTATATTGCTGTCAAGAGGATATCAAAGGGGTCAAAACAAGGGATAAAGGAGTATGCAACGGAAGTGAAGATCATTAGCCGGTTGAGGCATAGGAATTTGGTGCAACTCATCGGTTGGTGCCACGAAAAGAAAGAACTACTCCTCGTTTATGAGTTCATGGAAAATGGCAGCTTAGATTTCCATCTCTTCCAAGGGAAAAGCCTATTGACATGGGGAACAAGGTGTAAAATCGCCCAAGGTTTGGCCTCAGCGTTGCTCTATCTACACGAAGAATGGGAGCAATGTGTAGTGCATAGAGATGTAAAATCAAGCAATGTGATGTTGGACTCAAACTTCATCGCCAAATTGGGAGATTTCGGGTTAGCTAGATTTGTCGATCACGAGAAACAACCTAAAACAACTCTTTTGGCGGGGACCATGGGGTACTTGGCACCGGAATGTTTGGTAACAAATAAAGCTAGTAAGGAATCAGATGTCTACAGCTTTGGTATCGTGGCGTTGGAAATAGCTTGCGGGAGAAAACCCTTGGATTCGAAAGTGCCAGAGTCTCAAATGAGACTGGTGGAATGGGTTTGGGACCTCTATGGAATGGGAAGGTTACTCGAAGCTGTGGACGCAAAACTAGGCTCGGATTTTGCTGAGCAAGAAACAGAACGATTGATGATTGTTGGTCTTTGGTGTGCTCACCCGGATCACAATTTCAGGCCAAAAATCAGAGATGCAATTCATGTGCTAATTAATTTTGATGCCCCACTGCCCATTCTCCCACCAAAAATGCCCGCGCTATCATTTTCCTGTCTTCCATTGCACACTACCACCACCAGTTCTGACACCAACCAAAACCAATTTTCAAGCAACGTAGATTCTTCTAAGTTCGTCTCATCTTCTACTGCTTCGTCTTCATCAATAAAAGTCTTCAATAAAGAGTAA